In Gossypium hirsutum isolate 1008001.06 chromosome D06, Gossypium_hirsutum_v2.1, whole genome shotgun sequence, one genomic interval encodes:
- the LOC121218568 gene encoding peptide-N4-(N-acetyl-beta-glucosaminyl)asparagine amidase A: MSCCYFAFTGLLLFLTGTVPSAAAAPDRFHKPFRLKSWDPKPQSQEFFELTNPLPSDHLTPSCSLTVINHSFANTIDSPPFSAPYSPPSDCSPPWPRVVLDFRADSSGDQYDRIAAIWLDGAEIFRTSTAEPTDTGIFWRVRKDITRYSSILYKPQLNVTMMLENVVNDIYTGVYDIHVSFLFYKENIVPNDVRFPSIFSPSQNHYDNLGTAELGLFKTPPDLIIPISSDGERGHWFRVESESDVHVKKVRFPDNTIQVVLELYASFHGNDEFWYSNPPYSYIRMNNLTTARGNGAYREVFVTIDGKFVGSEVVFPVVFTGGINPLFWEPIVAIGDFNLPSYDLDLTPFLGWLLDGKYHDIAICVDDAISFWLVNANLHFWLDHGTPKVEAQSVVYNSPALAIQRREAFTMLDGSFRIKANRKSEFAGWVKSTAGNFTTIVSQQFKLTNVVRFYFNGTYKIVQQRVKAKRDSRIRADSGNLVGRTVVQRQYPLKVITSTVPLPLIGSLGSKEEEMYMMITNVSHALRERRINGLSSSTLNNRQESEGWMKVKGHSVISGSGSTWQKYNYRDEFGCYSRTVLALEGKLAIDNTTFSCASSA, encoded by the coding sequence ATGAGCTGCTGTTACTTTGCTTTCACTGGCTTATTGCTCTTCCTCACCGGAACAGTACCCTCCGCCGCCGCCGCACCTGATCGCTTCCATAAACCCTTTCGGCTGAAATCTTGGGACCCAAAACCCCAATCTCAAGAATTCTTCGAGTTGACCAATCCTCTACCGTCCGATCATCTGACTCCGTCATGTTCCCTCACCGTCATCAATCATTCATTCGCCAACACAATCGACTCCCCTCCTTTCTCCGCCCCTTACTCTCCACCTTCCGATTGTTCTCCGCCCTGGCCGCGCGTCGTCCTCGATTTCCGCGCTGACTCCTCCGGCGATCAGTACGATCGTATCGCCGCCATCTGGCTCGACGGCGCCGAGATTTTCCGGACCAGCACGGCGGAGCCGACGGATACGGGGATCTTCTGGAGAGTCAGGAAGGATATCACTAGGTATTCTTCGATTCTTTATAAACCCCAACTTAACGTCACCATGATGCTCGAGAACGTCGTTAACGACATTTACACTGGCGTTTACGACATTCATGTTTCCTTCCTGTTTTACAAAGAAAACATCGTGCCCAACGACGTTAGGTTTCCGTCAATTTTTTCCCCAAGTCAAAACCATTACGACAATTTGGGAACCGCCGAATTGGGATTGTTCAAAACCCCGCCAGATTTGATAATCCCGATCTCCAGCGACGGCGAAAGAGGGCATTGGTTCAGAGTGGAAAGCGAATCGGACGTTCACGTCAAAAAAGTCCGATTCCCGGACAACACTATTCAAGTCGTTTTGGAATTATACGCGTCGTTTCATGGCAATGACGAGTTTTGGTATTCGAATCCGCCTTATTCCTACATCCGAATGAACAATCTGACGACGGCGCGTGGGAACGGCGCATACAGGGAAGTTTTCGTGACGATCGACGGGAAATTCGTGGGATCGGAGGTGGTTTTTCCGGTTGTTTTCACCGGCGGGATTAACCCATTATTCTGGGAACCGATCGTGGCGATCGGGGATTTCAATTTACCAAGCTACGATCTAGATTTAACCCCGTTTTTGGGATGGTTATTGGACGGGAAATATCACGATATTGCAATCTGTGTCGATGATGCGATATCGTTTTGGCTGGTGAATGCGAATTTACACTTTTGGTTAGATCATGGAACTCCCAAAGTTGAAGCTCAATCGGTGGTTTACAACAGTCCGGCGCTGGCCATTCAAAGACGAGAAGCTTTCACAATGCTTGATGGGAGTTTTAGGATTAAAGCCAATAGGAAAAGTGAGTTTGCAGGTTGGGTTAAATCCACAGCTGGTAATTTCACCACCATTGTTTCACAGCAATTTAAGCTTACAAATGTAGTCAGGTTTTACTTCAATGGGACTTACAAGATTGTTCAACAAAGAGTTAAGGCGAAGAGGGATTCGAGGATTCGAGCGGATTCGGGTAATTTGGTAGGTCGTACGGTTGTTCAGAGGCAGTATCCATTAAAGGTGATCACGTCTACTGTTCCATTGCCTCTGATAGGTTCCTTGGGGTCCAAGGAAGAGGAAATGTATATGATGATCACCAACGTTTCTCATGCCTTGAGAGAACGGCGGATCAATGGGTTGTCTTCGAGTACTCTAAACAACCGGCAGGAATCGGAGGGATGGATGAAGGTGAAGGGCCATTCAGTTATCTCCGGCAGTGGGAGTACATGGCAGAAATACAATTACAGGGACGAGTTCGGTTGCTATTCTCGGACCGTATTGGCATTGGAGGGCAAGCTTGCCATTGACAATACGACGTTTTCTTGTGCATCTTCCGCGTAG
- the LOC107900554 gene encoding probable methyltransferase PMT23, translating to MPISVQNMFKERKFPFLFAFSFLLISVTILLFSYSSSSPSLLLSTNFQVSDPLPPPPRPLPSRSPNNVPVSSTKPVPKTTAAASDVDLNVSLDIKWENCQLGPLAVDYIPCLDNWKAIKELKSRRRMEHRERHCPKPSPRCLAPLPIGYKVPVHWPKSRDMIWYGNVPHPKLVEYKKEQNWVRKSGDYFVFPGGGTQFKNGVQSYIDFIHKTLPAIKWGKNIRVILDVGCGVASFGGYLLDKDVITMSFAPKDEHESQIQFALERGIPAILSVIGTQKLTFPDNAYDLIHCARCRVHWDGDGGKPLLELNRVLKPGGYFIWSATPVYRDDERDSKVWKSMVALTTSLCWKIVAKTVDSTGVGLVIYQKPSSYSCYKQRKEKLPPLCEQKTNQNVSWYEPLSYCISRLPVDRMGNLLRWSTPWPQRLSSKPPSLPSEPDAEDIFIEDTKHWAALVSEVYLDGLAISLGRIRNVIDMNAGYGGFAAALIDQPLWVMNVVPIDAQDTLSIIFERGLIGVYHDWCESFNTYPRTYDLLHASFLFKNLKERCDIIDLAVEMDRILRPGGYLLVQDTMENIKKLNPVLRSLHWSTTLYQGQFLVGEKGFWRPSENDNRKET from the exons ATGCCGATTTCCGTCCAAAACATGTTCAAAGAACGCAAATTCCCTTTCCTTTTCGCTTTCTCATTTCTTCTCATTTCCGTCACCATCCTCCTCTTTTCCTACTCCTCCTCTTCCCCTTCCCTCCTCCTCTCCACCAATTTCCAAGTTTCCGATCCTCTTCCTCCACCGCCGCGTCCGTTACCCTCACGATCTCCGAACAATGTCCCCGTCTCCTCCACGAAACCGGTTCCCAAGACCACCGCCGCAGCTTCTGACGTGGACTTGAATGTGAGTTTGGATATAAAATGGGAGAACTGTCAGTTAGGTCCGTTGGCGGTGGATTATATACCGTGCTTGGATAATTGGAAAGCGATTAAAGAATTGAAATCCAGGAGGCGGATGGAGCATAGGGAAAGGCATTGTCCGAAGCCCAGTCCGAGATGTTTGGCGCCTTTGCCGATTGGTTATAAGGTTCCGGTTCATTGGCCTAAAAGCAGGGACATG ATTTGGTATGGCAATGTTCCTCATCCTAAGCTTGTGGAATACAAAAAGGAACAGAATTGGGTGCGAAAATCTGGTGATTATTTTGTTTTCCCTGGTGGCGGTACTCAATTTAAGAACGGTGTTCAAAGCTACATTGATTTCATACATAAG ACTTTACCAGCTATTAAATGGGGAAAGAACATTAGGGTTATTTTAGATGTCGGCTGCGGTGTTGCTAGCTTTGGTGGTTATTTGCTGGATAAAGATGTAATTACCATGTCATTTGCCCCCAAGGATGAACATGAATCTCAGATACAGTTTGCTCTAGAGAGGGGAATTCCTGCTATACTTTCTGTCATCGGTACACAAAAGCTAACATTTCCAGACAATGCATATGATTTGATACATTGTGCACGATGCAGGGTTCATTGGGACGGAGATG GTGGGAAACCATTATTGGAGCTGAACAGGGTTCTTAAGCCAGGAGGATATTTCATATGGTCTGCCACACCAGTTTATCGAGATGATGAAAGAGATAGTAAAGTTTGGAAGT CAATGGTAGCTTTGACAACATCCTTATGCTGGAAGATTGTGGCTAAAACTGTTGATTCAACTGGAGTTGGACTCGTAATATATCAAAAGCCTTCCTCATATTCCTGTTACAAGCAGCGCAAAGAAAAACTTCCACCTTTGTGTGAACAGAAAACCAATCAGAATGTCTCATG GTACGAGCCTCTTAGTTATTGTATTTCGCGTCTTCCAGTTGACAGGATGGGTAATTTGCTCAGATGGTCCACACCGTGGCCACAAAGGCTTAGCAGTAAGCCTCCTAGCCTTCCATCCGAACCAGATGCTGAAGACATATTCATTGAGGACACCAAACATTGGGCAGCACTTGTATCAGAGGTGTATCTTGATGGGCTAGCTATAAGCTTGGGGCGGATAAGAAATGTAATAGATATGAATGCTGGTTATGGAGG GTTTGCTGCAGCTCTTATTGACCAACCACTTTGGGTGATGAATGTTGTACCAATTGATGCACAAGATACATTGTCCATTATTTTCGAAAGGGGGTTGATCGGAGTCTATCATGACTGGTGTGAGTCTTTCAATACGTACCCTCGAACATACGATCTACTGCATGCCAGCTTTCTCTTCAAAAACCTAAAAGAGAG ATGCGATATTATTGACTTAGCTGTGGAAATGGATCGGATACTTAGACCCGGTGGATATCTTTTGGTCCAAGACACCATGGAAAATATTAAGAAGCTCAATCCAGTACTCCGTTCACTTCACTGGTCAACAACACTTTATCAAGGCCAATTTCTTGTTGGCGAGAAGGGCTTTTGGCGTCCGAGTGAGAATGATAACCGAAAAGAAACATGA